Proteins encoded by one window of Elaeis guineensis isolate ETL-2024a chromosome 12, EG11, whole genome shotgun sequence:
- the LOC105055656 gene encoding protein SENSITIVE TO PROTON RHIZOTOXICITY 2, translating into MIPERTPLIPGGTPFFQSNDPRGFQMSNDPQGFQMYEGIESSIPSSSAGLTSGAGTYSQTLLYSFSLLRDKVQEVQSLVTLVVSSDPIQQQQSVAVAASGAGAIIQEIITAASSMMYAFQQVAVGAVPANTGHGSVSHPHGMKASYDGTSRGNGVDDIAHVLNDFEGGRIGIVGAVTHHRTNTTLNPFDGAEYGHRNKDSSNKLKSPSSTTAGDIIELDAGILLAKYTHYCQVCGKGFKRDANVRMHMRAHGDEYKTNAALSNPMKGGGDGSMRHKEDPPFGLPRKYSCPQEGCRWNKKHAKFQPLKSIICVKNHYKRTHCPKMYVCNRCNQKQFSVLSDLRTHEKHCGDLKWMCSCGTTFSRKDKLMSHIALFVGHTPVMNCLPKQQGNLKYQAMQVQMDGREWFHGTPYVDGTQLIKLDEMAPMGRGSKLASFTRSGPQRDAA; encoded by the exons ATGATCCCAGAGCGTACTCCATTGATCCCAGGGGGTACTCCATTCTTCCAGAGCAACGACCCCCGAGGGTTTCAGATGAGCAACGATCCACAAGGGTTTCAGATGTATGAAGGAATCGAAAGCTCGATTCCTTCCTCATCGGCCGGTCTGACCTCCGGTGCTGGTACCTACTCCCAAACTCTCCTGTACAGCTTTTCACTCCTTAGGGACAAGGTCCAAGAGGTGCAGTCCCTTGTTACACTAGTGGTCTCCTCTGATCCAATCCAACAACAACAGTCTGTAGCTGTGGCAGCCTCTGGTGCCGGCGCTATCATTCAGGAGATCATCACCGCAGCCTCCTCGATGATGTATGCCTTCCAGCAGGTGGCAGTTGGTGCAGTACCTGCCAACACCGGCCATGGCAGTGTCTCCCATCCTCATGGCATGAAGGCTTCTTATGATGGCACATCTCGAGGTAATGGAGTAGATGATATAGCTCATGTCCTCAATGACTTCGAAGGTGGTAGGATAGGCATCGTTGGTGCTGTAACTCATCACAGGACCAATACTACTCTTAATCCTTTTGACGGTGCTGAATATGGCCACAGAAATAAGGATAGTAGCAACAAGCTAAAATCCCCTTCATCAACAACAGCAGGTGATATAATCGAATTGGATGCTGGTATATTATTAGCCAAGTATACACACTACTGCCAAGTTTGCGGGAAGGGATTCAAGCGGGATGCGAACGTAAGGATGCACATGAGAGCCCATGGAGATGAGTACAAGACAAACGCAGCGCTTTCTAACCCCATGAAGGGGGGCGGTGATGGTTCCATGAGGCACAAGGAGGACCCTCCCTTTGGCTTGCCAAGGAAGTACTCATGCCCTCAGGAAGGGTGCCGGTGGAACAAGAAGCATGCCAAGTTCCAGCCTCTCAAGTCAATAATATGCGTCAAGAACCACTACAAGAGGACCCACTGTCCGAAGATGTATGTGTGCAATCGGTGCAACCAAAAGCAGTTCTCCGTGCTGTCAGATTTAAGGACACATGAGAAGCACTGCGGGGATCTCAAGTGGATGTGTTCATGCGGGACAACCTTCTCCAGAAAGGATAAGCTCATGAGTCATATAGCATTGTTTGTTGGGCACACTCCTGTGATGAATTGCCTCCCGAAGCAACAAGGGAATTTGAAGTACCAAGCGATGCAAGTTCAAATGGATGGGAG GGAATGGTTTCATGGGACACCTTATGTTGATGGGACTCAGCTGATAAAATTGGATGAGATGGCGCCAATGGGCAGAGGGTCAAAGTTAGCGAGCTTTACACGAAGTGGACCCCAAAGGGATGCAGCGTAG
- the LOC105055619 gene encoding protein BTR1, which produces MESPDSPYASSPEAAPKRSQHPKSPAPDGKGKPTHIRFLVSNTAAGCIIGKGGSTITEFQSLSGARIQLSRSHEFFPGTSDRIIMISGMLSEVIKAMELIFEKLLTEAEESNDLESAPKVRLVVPNGSCGGIIGKGGSTIKSFIEDSRAGIKISPQDHTYVGLNDRLVTLTGSFEEQMRAVYLILSKLIEDAHYPQTLNSPFPYAGANFPGYPSVPVGYVIPSVAYNTNYGPNGLGGKYPNNKSMMPQAIPTRPPVGSHEGQSSSVTIGVADEHIGAVVGRGGRNITEISQVSGARIKISDRGDFLPGTSDRKVTISGSLEAIRAAEAMIRQKVSSNSER; this is translated from the exons ATGGAATCCCCCGACTCGCCCTACGCTTCCTCCCCTGAGGCCGCTCCCAAGCGATCGCAGCACCCCAAATCTCCAGCCCCCG ATGGTAAGGGGAAGCCGACACACATTAGGTTTCTTGTGTCAAATACTGCAGCTGGCTGTATTATTGGAAAGGGTGGATCAACAATTACTGAATTTCAGTCACTGTCTGGAGCTCGTATTCAGTTATCACGTAGTCATGAATTTTTTCCAGGAACATCTGATAGAATAATCATGATTTCTGGAATGCTTAGCGAAGTAATAAAGGCAATGGAATTGATCTTTGAAAAATTGCTGACCGAG GCAGAAGAGAGTAATGATCTTGAAAGTGCACCAAAAGTGAGGCTTGTTGTTCCAAATGGTTCATGTGGTGGAATAATTGGCAAAGGGGGATCGACAATAAA GTCATTTATTGAAGATTCCCGGGCTGGCATTAAGATATCACCTCAGGATCATACTTATGTTGGGTTGAATGATAGGCTAGTTACATTGACTGGGTCTTTTGAGGAACAGATGCGAGCTGTCTATCTTATATTATCGAAGTTAATAGAAGATGCTCATTATCCACAAACTTTAAATTCACCATTTCCATATGCAG GTGCTAATTTTCCAGGTTATCCCAGTGTACCTGTGGGCTATGTGATCCCTTCAGTAGCATACAACACAAATTATGGACCAAATGGACTGGGGGGAAAATACCCAAATAACAAG agtatGATGCCACAAGCAATTCCCACAAGGCCACCTGTGGGGTCTCATGAAGGCCAAAGCAGCTCAGTCACAATTGGTGTTGCTGATGAGCATATTGGTGCTGTTGTTGGTCGTGGGGGAAGGAACATAACGGAGATCAGTCAG GTTAGTGGAGCTAGAATTAAGATATCAGATAGAGGTGATTTCCTTCCTGGCACCTCGGATAG GAAAGTAACAATCAGTGGATCACTGGAAGCAATTCGGGCTGCTGAGGCTATGATTAGGCAAAAGGTTTCATCTAATTCTGAGAGGTGA